The following are from one region of the Paenibacillus sp. JZ16 genome:
- a CDS encoding bifunctional 3-deoxy-7-phosphoheptulonate synthase/chorismate mutase, whose protein sequence is MSQGRLEQLRSELDSVNLQLLELLSERARIAQEIGQEKQKQGVPDFDPVREKKMLDTLVEHNQGPFDNETVRHLFKQIFQASLKLQQVDHKKHLLVSRKKKQEDTLIQLGNTVIGGGTPVMIAGPCSVESYEQVRQVAAALKEAGITVMRGGAFKPRTSPYDFQGLGIEGLKILKEVASEFGLKTISEIVDPAHIELACEYIDVIQIGARNMQNFELLKAAGDVQTPVLLKRGLAATIDEFVHAAEYIVSRGNTQVMLIERGIRTYEKATRNTLDISAVPILKQETHLPVLVDVTHSTGRKDILAPCARAALAAGADGVMVEVHPDPATALSDAAQQLNIPEFHDFLANVKKSGLL, encoded by the coding sequence ATGAGTCAAGGACGTTTGGAACAATTAAGATCGGAGCTGGATTCCGTTAATCTTCAACTGCTGGAGCTGTTGTCGGAGCGGGCACGTATCGCCCAGGAGATCGGTCAGGAGAAGCAAAAGCAGGGAGTTCCTGATTTTGATCCGGTACGCGAGAAAAAAATGCTGGATACTCTGGTGGAGCATAACCAAGGTCCTTTCGATAATGAAACGGTGCGTCATTTATTTAAACAGATTTTCCAGGCATCCTTGAAGCTGCAGCAAGTCGATCACAAGAAGCATTTGCTGGTGAGCCGGAAGAAGAAGCAGGAAGACACGCTGATTCAGCTGGGCAATACGGTGATCGGCGGCGGTACGCCGGTAATGATCGCAGGGCCATGCTCCGTTGAGAGTTATGAGCAAGTACGCCAGGTTGCGGCTGCCCTTAAGGAAGCGGGCATAACCGTCATGCGCGGCGGCGCGTTCAAACCGAGAACATCGCCTTACGATTTTCAGGGCTTGGGCATTGAGGGCCTGAAAATTCTGAAGGAAGTGGCGTCCGAGTTCGGCCTGAAGACGATCAGCGAAATCGTGGATCCTGCGCATATCGAGCTTGCGTGCGAATACATTGACGTCATTCAGATCGGTGCGCGGAACATGCAGAACTTTGAGCTGTTAAAAGCGGCAGGGGATGTTCAGACGCCGGTGCTGTTGAAACGCGGACTTGCGGCTACGATCGATGAGTTTGTGCACGCTGCGGAATACATCGTGTCCCGCGGCAATACGCAAGTGATGCTGATTGAACGCGGCATTCGGACGTACGAGAAGGCGACGAGAAACACCCTGGACATCTCGGCGGTGCCGATTCTGAAACAAGAAACGCATCTTCCGGTGCTGGTGGACGTGACCCATTCCACAGGCCGCAAGGACATCCTGGCCCCTTGTGCCAGAGCGGCTCTCGCTGCAGGAGCTGACGGCGTGATGGTAGAAGTTCATCCCGATCCGGCTACGGCGTTGTCCGATGCGGCGCAGCAGCTGAATATTCCGGAATTCCATGATTTTCTGGCGAATGTGAAGAAATCCGGATTGCTGTAA
- a CDS encoding Gfo/Idh/MocA family protein — MIGYNDSQEKIWLGFVGLGKRGKDLLRLLSDMPDVEITAISDLYEDRLQEAARQVAETGSPVPASSTDYREVIARRDVTAVIIASSWTSHSEIAVSAMRAGKPVASEVGGAASLEECWQLVRTYEETGTPCMLLENCCYGREEMALLRMVREGIFGELLHCQGAYQHDLREEVAMGVENRHYRVHNYLHRNGDVYPTHGLGPAAKMLNINRGNRLTKLSSMSTKTRGITEWARRNLGAEHPATLTDMALGDIVTTMIQCANGESILLTHDTSLPRPYSRGGRIQGTKGIWMEDGAVIHIEDRSPAHAWEPFESYFHEYEHPVWANYLKDGVRGGHGGMDYLCLRAFVESVLKKTEMPIDVYDMAAWMAVTALSEQSIELGGTMLPFPDFTNGKWMNRPQGNSTAYAL, encoded by the coding sequence ATGATCGGGTACAACGATTCCCAAGAAAAGATTTGGTTAGGCTTTGTCGGTCTCGGCAAACGCGGAAAGGATCTGCTGAGGCTGCTGAGTGATATGCCGGATGTGGAGATTACGGCGATTTCGGATCTATACGAGGATCGCCTTCAAGAGGCTGCACGGCAGGTTGCTGAAACTGGAAGTCCTGTCCCTGCTTCCTCTACGGATTATCGGGAAGTGATTGCACGTAGGGATGTAACGGCTGTTATCATCGCTTCATCCTGGACCAGCCACAGCGAGATCGCCGTGTCCGCGATGAGGGCGGGAAAGCCCGTGGCATCGGAGGTGGGAGGCGCTGCTTCCCTCGAGGAATGCTGGCAGCTGGTTCGCACCTATGAGGAGACCGGTACGCCCTGCATGCTGCTGGAAAACTGCTGTTATGGCCGGGAAGAAATGGCGCTGCTGAGGATGGTAAGAGAAGGGATTTTCGGGGAACTGCTTCACTGTCAGGGGGCTTATCAGCATGACCTCCGGGAAGAAGTAGCGATGGGGGTGGAAAACCGCCATTACCGCGTCCACAATTATTTGCACCGCAACGGCGATGTGTACCCGACCCACGGTCTGGGGCCAGCAGCCAAAATGCTGAACATCAACCGGGGCAACCGTCTTACCAAGCTTTCCTCCATGTCCACCAAGACGCGCGGAATAACAGAGTGGGCTCGCAGAAACCTGGGTGCCGAGCACCCGGCTACGCTTACGGATATGGCTCTTGGTGATATTGTTACCACCATGATTCAGTGCGCCAACGGTGAATCGATTCTGTTGACGCACGATACATCCCTGCCCCGTCCATATTCCCGCGGGGGACGCATACAGGGAACGAAGGGCATTTGGATGGAGGACGGCGCCGTTATTCATATCGAGGATCGAAGCCCGGCCCATGCATGGGAGCCGTTCGAATCCTATTTCCACGAGTACGAGCATCCGGTGTGGGCGAATTATTTGAAAGACGGCGTACGGGGAGGGCATGGCGGCATGGACTATCTATGCTTGCGCGCTTTTGTCGAGAGTGTGCTCAAGAAAACGGAAATGCCGATCGATGTGTACGACATGGCCGCCTGGATGGCGGTGACCGCGCTATCCGAGCAGTCGATTGAACTTGGAGGCACAATGCTTCCGTTCCCCGATTTCACGAACGGGAAATGGATGAACAGACCTCAGGGCAACTCCACAGCTTATGCACTTTAA
- a CDS encoding discoidin domain-containing protein — MMFFKRWLMIVLVIALSAGGLSKTRGEAWADQADTQGSNLLLNSDFEAVTTKASWLDQVAPEHVSEWKAAGNPVFAVDDSVYYSGARSVSITGSVSGTDRGAITLPAAGIEAGKSYMLTGMYKLENVSDQVLVRFQYKRSGTSSISYAFQGERGTKDWTYFSHVVHVAADMDANPQGKVEAFLEKSAGTVWFDQLSMREYIPLRDITLDRQTISLQPGETGRFQAAYEPENTSDTFLEWASSNTVVASVYQSGEVAAHATGHAVISAMSPQSGITRQGVVTVGTPPSLIAESYLGSISENGVLDGQLAAADSSGASVSFELAAAPRNGTVSVLPDGSFRYYPNRGYAGADSFIFLAYGADGGPAAAAAKIEVLPLDSPPLLDLTWYSTEKNTPLTGQLGRLLSEEQVEWTLSTSPRGEMSLASDGSFTYTPAPNEVGYDTFEVTATTASGKSATGKTRIFVVPDEEDLLDQLTSIGNEGIHPRVFADAGDFASIRELIGQDEYVTKWFDQLKKEADRLLDTEPCGYLANGGSNSNVRDLLIRTSMMYQLTGDEAYARRAIEELEAAAAYPDWGGRYNNMLSLTYMTLGFSLAYDWLYDAMTEQQRNMVREAVMKHAFSHALSWYRGEFTHNGEYNNINLVDNGSFSVAALAMLGDEEKVTQAGLEILRGSYRKLQNTLRFFTEDGSWPEGPHYWQYGTEFLFFKMAAMHRTLGTDYGLAELEGVKESGEYPLHLWGPGGFFNFYDSATPNMHPQTLWMADFYDQPHIAWYAGELTRRKGAFSPYYLLFYRPGMFDELPPSLDRIFTGIESISMRSGWTNLNDTFASVKGFNDTLLSHIDMDAGTFVFDALGERWATDLGMENYNLPGFWDYAGGQRWTYYRKGAQGQNVMIMNPESNPVFMQDYDARAPLVRSASKPRGAFGIIDLTERYPKDALSYRRGLMLTGDRQQLIVQDEFDLKLSSELYWFMHTEADIEVLGSGQEAVLTQKDKKLYVKMLDAPEGAAFSEMMAQPLEGTPNPSGQTVNHGIRKLVVHMAGANRGRLSLWMVPLTEEVPLPEEAPEFRSLDDWSIPDGPMQERDRLPEVNSILVDGSALAGFDPQRTYYEWTVPYDQRSKVPEIGVVSDFDAAVIHAEGIPGKTYIDVTDPSNPGVRNRYTVALVPGPLIGDPPPGHRLPIQEVTASASPQASYGYTPDKTIDGDYETRWTSEGSHWIQYDLGENRKVGAVSIAFFSGETRRSYFTVTASTDGVHWNTVYPDGLSSGTTAQPEVFQFPEVTARFIRINGSGNTSNQWNNYTEVGIFRPMNGNGWGRGQ; from the coding sequence ATGATGTTCTTTAAACGCTGGCTAATGATCGTGCTTGTTATCGCATTGTCAGCAGGTGGGCTTTCGAAGACGAGAGGTGAGGCTTGGGCAGATCAAGCGGATACGCAAGGCAGCAATCTGCTGCTGAATTCGGACTTTGAAGCCGTGACCACGAAGGCTTCTTGGCTGGATCAGGTGGCTCCCGAGCATGTCAGTGAATGGAAGGCGGCAGGAAATCCGGTGTTTGCGGTCGATGACTCCGTCTATTATAGTGGGGCCCGTTCTGTCTCCATTACCGGTTCTGTGTCTGGAACCGACCGGGGAGCGATAACGCTCCCTGCGGCAGGCATTGAAGCGGGTAAGAGTTATATGCTCACCGGCATGTATAAACTGGAAAACGTTTCGGATCAGGTGCTGGTCCGCTTCCAGTACAAGAGAAGCGGTACCAGCAGCATTAGCTATGCGTTTCAAGGTGAAAGGGGGACCAAGGATTGGACCTACTTCAGCCATGTCGTTCATGTGGCTGCGGACATGGATGCCAATCCTCAGGGAAAGGTGGAGGCCTTTCTGGAGAAATCGGCGGGTACGGTCTGGTTCGACCAGCTCTCCATGCGGGAGTATATCCCGCTGCGGGATATTACACTCGACCGGCAGACCATCAGCCTGCAACCGGGAGAGACCGGGCGTTTCCAGGCAGCCTATGAGCCGGAGAATACTTCAGATACGTTCCTGGAATGGGCTTCATCTAACACGGTCGTAGCTTCGGTGTATCAAAGCGGGGAGGTGGCGGCGCATGCGACCGGTCATGCTGTCATATCTGCTATGTCCCCGCAGAGCGGGATAACAAGACAGGGCGTCGTTACCGTGGGTACGCCGCCTTCGCTTATCGCCGAGTCCTACTTGGGATCCATTAGCGAGAATGGCGTACTAGACGGACAGCTAGCTGCTGCCGACAGCTCGGGAGCTTCGGTTTCATTTGAACTGGCCGCTGCACCACGCAATGGTACGGTATCGGTCCTGCCTGATGGTTCGTTCCGGTATTATCCGAACCGTGGTTACGCGGGTGCCGATTCGTTCATTTTCTTGGCTTATGGAGCGGATGGGGGACCTGCAGCCGCCGCGGCGAAGATTGAGGTACTTCCTCTGGATTCGCCTCCGCTCTTGGATCTGACGTGGTATTCGACCGAAAAAAACACTCCGCTAACCGGACAACTGGGCCGCCTGTTGTCGGAAGAACAGGTGGAATGGACACTCAGCACGTCTCCCCGCGGTGAAATGAGTCTGGCTTCGGACGGCTCCTTTACTTATACGCCTGCCCCCAATGAAGTCGGCTACGATACGTTTGAAGTTACGGCGACGACAGCATCCGGAAAATCGGCGACCGGGAAGACCCGTATTTTTGTGGTACCGGATGAAGAGGATCTATTGGATCAATTGACCTCCATCGGTAATGAAGGCATACATCCCCGCGTGTTTGCGGATGCTGGTGATTTTGCTTCCATCCGTGAACTCATCGGGCAGGATGAATATGTGACAAAGTGGTTTGATCAGTTGAAGAAGGAGGCGGATCGGCTGCTGGATACGGAGCCGTGCGGATATCTTGCGAATGGAGGCAGCAACAGCAATGTTCGGGATTTGCTGATTCGAACATCGATGATGTATCAGCTGACCGGGGATGAAGCCTATGCTCGGCGGGCAATCGAGGAGTTGGAGGCTGCCGCGGCATATCCCGACTGGGGAGGACGTTATAACAATATGCTCTCCTTGACGTATATGACGCTTGGATTTTCGCTCGCATACGACTGGCTGTATGATGCCATGACTGAACAGCAGCGGAACATGGTACGGGAGGCGGTCATGAAGCATGCGTTCAGCCACGCGCTCTCCTGGTATCGCGGCGAATTCACCCATAACGGGGAGTATAACAACATCAACTTGGTGGATAATGGCAGCTTTTCCGTTGCGGCGCTAGCCATGCTGGGCGATGAAGAGAAGGTGACGCAAGCCGGGCTTGAAATTCTGCGCGGGTCTTATCGCAAGCTGCAGAATACGCTCCGTTTCTTTACGGAGGACGGATCGTGGCCGGAGGGGCCGCATTATTGGCAGTACGGGACGGAGTTTCTATTTTTCAAGATGGCTGCCATGCACCGTACGCTTGGAACCGATTACGGGTTGGCCGAGCTTGAGGGGGTGAAGGAATCCGGCGAGTATCCGCTGCATTTATGGGGGCCGGGAGGATTCTTTAATTTTTACGATTCGGCGACACCGAATATGCATCCCCAGACCCTTTGGATGGCAGATTTCTACGATCAGCCGCACATCGCCTGGTATGCAGGCGAACTGACCCGTCGTAAAGGGGCTTTTTCTCCTTACTACCTGCTGTTTTACCGTCCGGGGATGTTTGATGAGTTGCCCCCTTCACTGGACCGTATATTCACAGGTATCGAATCGATATCCATGCGTAGCGGATGGACGAACTTGAACGATACCTTCGCTTCGGTGAAAGGTTTTAACGATACATTGCTGAGCCATATCGATATGGACGCAGGCACATTTGTGTTCGATGCGCTGGGTGAGCGGTGGGCGACGGATTTAGGGATGGAAAACTATAACCTGCCCGGCTTCTGGGACTATGCCGGCGGACAACGCTGGACCTATTACCGTAAGGGTGCACAGGGACAAAACGTGATGATAATGAACCCGGAATCGAATCCCGTCTTCATGCAGGATTACGATGCGCGAGCACCGCTTGTAAGAAGTGCTTCCAAGCCGCGGGGCGCTTTCGGCATTATCGACCTAACTGAGCGGTATCCGAAAGATGCATTATCCTACAGGCGTGGATTAATGCTGACCGGCGATCGCCAGCAGTTGATCGTGCAGGATGAATTTGACTTAAAATTGTCATCCGAGCTCTATTGGTTCATGCACACGGAAGCGGATATTGAAGTGCTCGGGAGTGGCCAAGAAGCCGTGCTGACGCAGAAGGACAAAAAACTGTACGTCAAAATGCTGGATGCTCCCGAAGGGGCGGCATTCTCCGAGATGATGGCCCAGCCGCTGGAAGGGACGCCGAATCCTTCGGGTCAAACTGTAAATCACGGCATACGCAAGCTGGTTGTTCATATGGCCGGCGCGAACCGGGGTCGACTGTCGCTGTGGATGGTCCCTTTGACCGAAGAGGTTCCGCTTCCGGAAGAAGCGCCGGAATTCCGCAGTCTTGACGATTGGTCGATTCCGGACGGTCCCATGCAGGAAAGGGACCGGCTGCCTGAAGTGAATTCCATCCTGGTGGACGGCTCCGCTCTGGCCGGGTTTGATCCGCAGCGAACTTACTACGAATGGACGGTTCCGTACGATCAGCGCTCGAAGGTTCCGGAGATAGGGGTTGTTTCCGATTTTGACGCTGCTGTCATACATGCCGAGGGTATCCCCGGCAAGACGTATATCGATGTGACCGATCCGTCCAATCCGGGTGTTCGCAATCGGTATACCGTTGCTTTGGTACCTGGGCCGTTGATTGGGGATCCCCCTCCTGGTCACCGTTTGCCGATTCAGGAGGTCACAGCCAGCGCTTCTCCGCAGGCTAGCTACGGATATACCCCGGACAAGACGATCGACGGAGATTACGAGACGCGCTGGACATCGGAAGGATCGCATTGGATTCAATACGATCTCGGCGAGAACCGGAAGGTGGGCGCGGTTTCGATCGCTTTTTTCAGCGGTGAAACACGCAGATCCTATTTTACCGTGACGGCATCCACTGACGGGGTCCACTGGAACACGGTTTACCCGGACGGACTCAGCTCAGGAACGACCGCCCAACCGGAAGTATTCCAATTTCCCGAGGTAACGGCGAGATTTATCCGCATCAACGGATCGGGCAATACGTCGAACCAATGGAATAATTACACGGAGGTCGGCATCTTTCGTCCGATGAACGGAAACGGATGGGGCAGGGGACAATGA
- a CDS encoding DUF418 domain-containing protein: protein MMATNLQPRIRLIDSLRGFALLGIFLVNITFFTTSLQTISFGVELWSGWYNEVLMLLRGIVIDGKFILIFSFLFGFGMVMLQESSQAKGRSFNRIYTRRLTALLLVGLIHGILIWYGDVLTHYALMGFLLMLFQRCKPRTLLVWSLSLLLLVPVLLTGASLLSSSAGQVFEPFSQADAHQIGVYFQERDAAIYGEGTMAQIIAQRLNDYIASILNMVVFYPQVLGMFLMGAYFCKRRILHEVQKNRKGIIRLVVIGGSLGLVLQLVMSIADGLPSWCEAVVLFVGGPLLALGYIGAFALLYQNKTWQKVLDLFSYPGKMAFTNYLLQSILCGLIFYSYGLGWYGKIEPIWQMVIVVVIFALQTAFSRVWLKRLPMGPFEYIWRLFTYWGNPVKQQGQKATMHAE, encoded by the coding sequence ATGATGGCAACGAATTTACAGCCAAGAATAAGGCTCATTGACAGCTTGAGGGGATTTGCACTATTAGGCATTTTTTTGGTAAACATTACGTTTTTTACGACATCGCTGCAAACCATTTCGTTCGGGGTTGAATTATGGTCAGGCTGGTACAATGAAGTCCTGATGCTGCTGCGCGGAATTGTAATTGATGGCAAATTCATATTGATATTCTCTTTCCTGTTTGGTTTTGGCATGGTGATGTTACAGGAGAGCAGTCAGGCAAAAGGACGAAGCTTTAATCGCATCTATACTCGAAGGTTGACGGCTTTGCTTCTAGTCGGTCTGATCCATGGAATTCTGATTTGGTACGGAGACGTTCTGACCCACTATGCACTCATGGGTTTTCTGCTGATGCTGTTTCAACGCTGCAAGCCGAGAACGCTGCTGGTCTGGTCGCTATCCCTGCTGCTGCTCGTTCCTGTTCTGCTGACGGGAGCAAGTCTGCTGAGCTCTTCGGCTGGACAGGTCTTTGAGCCATTTAGCCAAGCGGATGCGCATCAGATAGGTGTTTATTTCCAGGAGCGGGATGCAGCCATATACGGAGAGGGGACGATGGCCCAGATCATCGCTCAGCGGCTGAATGATTACATCGCCTCCATCTTGAATATGGTGGTCTTCTACCCCCAAGTATTAGGGATGTTCCTGATGGGTGCCTACTTCTGCAAGCGTCGTATTTTGCATGAGGTCCAGAAGAACCGAAAAGGGATCATCCGTCTGGTGGTCATTGGAGGTAGTTTGGGTCTTGTTCTTCAACTTGTGATGTCGATAGCGGATGGACTGCCATCCTGGTGCGAGGCGGTAGTTTTATTCGTTGGAGGACCACTCTTGGCACTGGGCTATATTGGTGCGTTTGCACTTTTATACCAGAATAAGACGTGGCAGAAGGTGCTGGATTTATTTTCTTATCCCGGAAAAATGGCCTTCACCAACTATTTGCTTCAATCGATCCTTTGCGGATTGATCTTTTACAGCTACGGATTGGGGTGGTATGGGAAGATCGAACCGATCTGGCAGATGGTGATAGTTGTCGTCATTTTTGCTCTGCAAACAGCCTTCAGCAGGGTCTGGTTGAAGCGGCTTCCGATGGGACCATTCGAATATATCTGGCGCCTGTTTACGTATTGGGGAAATCCGGTGAAACAACAGGGGCAGAAGGCCACAATGCATGCTGAATAA
- a CDS encoding response regulator: protein MANETILLVDDEEEIISFIEDALELEGYQVLTAGSGQEALIQSKQQPSLIILDVMMPDMNGIEVCEQLRERTQCPIVFLSACQSEVDRIRGLAAGGDDYLLKPFSLAELKARIHAHLRREQRIRTHKEQGFLRFPALTIDCKGHAVTCNGHNLALTNKEYQILELLAMHQGQVFSREQIYEKLWGFDAEGDDSTITEHIKKIRAKLATHAQDRSYIQTVWGIGYKWDPK from the coding sequence ATGGCAAACGAAACGATCCTATTAGTCGATGATGAAGAAGAAATCATCTCTTTTATAGAAGATGCCCTGGAGCTTGAAGGCTATCAGGTACTAACTGCCGGAAGTGGACAGGAGGCGTTAATCCAGAGCAAACAGCAGCCGTCCCTGATCATACTCGATGTAATGATGCCTGATATGAACGGCATTGAGGTATGCGAGCAGCTTAGGGAAAGGACGCAGTGTCCCATTGTGTTCTTGAGTGCATGCCAAAGTGAAGTGGACCGAATTCGAGGGCTGGCTGCCGGCGGGGACGATTATTTGCTCAAGCCCTTTAGCCTTGCTGAATTAAAAGCCCGTATCCATGCCCATCTGCGGCGAGAACAGAGAATCCGCACCCACAAAGAACAGGGTTTCCTGCGCTTCCCAGCCCTGACGATCGATTGCAAGGGACATGCCGTTACCTGCAACGGGCACAACCTCGCTCTTACGAATAAGGAGTATCAGATCTTAGAACTGTTGGCGATGCATCAGGGGCAGGTCTTTTCCAGAGAGCAGATTTATGAGAAGTTATGGGGATTTGACGCTGAAGGGGACGACTCTACCATCACCGAGCATATTAAGAAAATACGGGCCAAGCTGGCCACCCACGCACAGGACCGCAGCTATATTCAAACCGTATGGGGCATTGGCTACAAGTGGGATCCCAAATGA
- a CDS encoding sensor histidine kinase has protein sequence MMKQRSIKNTFARHFASILACSLLATLVTWGLLAMLLGYLFNHDIAFPANHYEAQIPVISEYAEARGDSVMSKQGQADLEKVIPSQGMSYLVVSLTGEPLYGDLPLNESLSRQKILARLNQTHRSMNQVVKYTPVVSSDGNLAGALLLGYNLKVTASNPALNPLVTIGSLLFVLTPFLYIILFTLIFGRRFSRQISTPLQQLLLGAEQIKERNLHFSMTGTSSITEVNRLTLAFEDMRQELEQSIEREWRLEQDRSTMFAALAHDLRTPLTIIQGHVEGLEQMNGKSYEAKRSQYLQVIKRNTTRASKLLQDMNTIAEIEKVSFRLQPLPVDLEELADDKTMEYAALCGNQNIIFHTEINDNRLNKKPVLLDPYRIMQVLDNLVSNSIRYTPEAGLILWRIEITEEQVMMAVTDNGAGFGQHQDLQQVFKQFYQGDHHSSRQKGHSGLGLYIAKLLIQHHGGHISAENTPPRGATVRFTIPISSQEP, from the coding sequence ATGATGAAACAGCGTTCCATCAAAAACACGTTCGCCCGCCATTTCGCCTCGATCCTGGCCTGCAGCTTGCTGGCTACGCTTGTAACCTGGGGACTGCTCGCGATGCTGCTTGGATACTTGTTCAACCATGACATCGCGTTCCCGGCCAATCATTATGAAGCTCAAATCCCTGTAATTTCGGAGTACGCCGAAGCCCGGGGCGATTCTGTCATGAGCAAGCAGGGACAAGCCGATCTGGAAAAGGTGATCCCCTCGCAGGGCATGTCCTACCTGGTAGTGTCCCTTACTGGCGAACCCCTATATGGTGATCTTCCTCTCAACGAATCACTTAGCCGGCAGAAAATACTGGCACGCTTGAACCAGACGCATAGAAGCATGAATCAAGTCGTGAAATACACTCCGGTTGTCTCCAGTGACGGAAATCTTGCAGGGGCTCTTCTGCTTGGATATAACCTGAAGGTGACGGCATCCAATCCGGCGCTGAATCCCTTGGTAACCATCGGGTCCCTCCTCTTTGTTCTGACGCCTTTTCTGTACATCATCTTGTTCACGCTAATATTCGGAAGGAGATTCAGCCGACAGATCAGCACTCCGCTGCAGCAGCTTCTGCTAGGAGCCGAGCAGATTAAAGAGCGAAATTTACACTTTTCGATGACAGGGACATCGTCAATAACGGAAGTTAACCGGCTTACACTTGCTTTTGAGGACATGCGCCAAGAGCTGGAGCAATCCATTGAGCGGGAGTGGAGATTAGAGCAGGATAGAAGCACCATGTTTGCGGCTCTCGCTCACGACCTTCGGACACCGCTTACGATTATTCAAGGGCATGTTGAGGGCTTGGAGCAGATGAACGGGAAGTCTTACGAAGCCAAACGATCGCAATATCTTCAAGTCATCAAACGCAACACGACACGTGCTTCGAAGCTCCTTCAGGATATGAACACCATCGCAGAAATTGAGAAGGTCTCTTTTCGGCTTCAGCCGCTTCCCGTGGATCTTGAAGAACTGGCAGATGATAAAACCATGGAATATGCCGCTTTATGCGGCAATCAGAACATAATCTTCCATACAGAGATCAACGATAATCGATTGAACAAGAAGCCCGTCCTCTTGGATCCCTATCGCATCATGCAGGTACTGGATAATCTCGTTTCGAACAGCATTCGATATACGCCTGAAGCCGGACTGATTCTATGGCGGATCGAAATCACCGAGGAGCAGGTGATGATGGCTGTTACGGATAATGGAGCAGGCTTTGGGCAGCATCAGGATCTGCAGCAGGTATTTAAGCAGTTTTATCAAGGGGATCATCATTCCTCCAGACAAAAAGGGCATTCCGGTCTGGGGCTGTATATCGCCAAACTTCTCATTCAGCATCATGGAGGGCATATTTCTGCCGAGAACACCCCGCCTCGCGGGGCAACGGTGCGCTTTACCATACCGATATCGAGCCAAGAACCTTAA
- a CDS encoding 3'-5' exoribonuclease YhaM family protein gives MKPINKLSVQDDFVGFYLLKELNMRQTNGTPPKDYFDIILSDASGQISAKYWDVTIQDKETFLPMQLVKIQGTVLSYRDQPQVKISRIRKATDEDGVSLTDFVRAAPIRPVDLLHTIKLKMNEITEPQVRSIVQYCVSKVEEKLMHYPAAKTYHHAYFAGLAYHIVRMLEIGDFICKQRPFLNPDLIRAGIILHDIAKPEEMIAQMGIVTDYSNQGKLIGHIALASNWIVEAAIQNDIALDSEVVLGLQHLVLSHHNLGEWGSPVQPQTAEAVALHHIDLLDAKLQMVEDALDTTLETEPWTPMIRGLDNKAIYRLKV, from the coding sequence ATGAAACCTATTAATAAACTTAGCGTTCAAGATGATTTTGTTGGATTTTACTTGCTGAAGGAATTAAATATGAGACAGACCAACGGCACGCCGCCGAAAGATTATTTTGACATCATTCTCTCGGATGCGAGCGGCCAGATCTCGGCCAAGTACTGGGATGTAACCATACAGGATAAAGAAACGTTCCTGCCGATGCAATTAGTCAAAATCCAGGGAACCGTGCTGAGCTACCGGGATCAGCCTCAAGTCAAAATCAGCCGAATCCGTAAAGCAACGGATGAGGACGGCGTTTCCTTAACCGATTTTGTGAGGGCTGCACCAATCCGTCCCGTGGATCTGTTACATACGATCAAACTTAAGATGAATGAGATTACGGAGCCGCAGGTACGAAGCATTGTGCAGTATTGTGTGTCGAAGGTGGAAGAGAAGCTGATGCATTATCCGGCTGCCAAAACCTATCATCATGCCTATTTTGCCGGACTTGCCTATCACATTGTACGCATGCTGGAGATTGGCGATTTCATCTGCAAGCAGCGGCCGTTTCTGAATCCGGACTTGATTAGGGCGGGCATTATCCTTCATGATATCGCAAAGCCGGAAGAGATGATCGCTCAGATGGGCATTGTTACGGACTACAGCAATCAGGGAAAATTGATCGGACATATCGCGCTGGCATCCAATTGGATCGTTGAAGCGGCCATACAGAACGACATCGCGCTGGATTCCGAAGTGGTACTGGGACTACAGCATCTCGTACTTTCCCACCATAACCTGGGAGAGTGGGGGAGCCCGGTTCAGCCGCAGACGGCTGAAGCCGTCGCGCTGCATCATATCGATCTGTTGGATGCCAAGCTGCAGATGGTAGAGGATGCCCTGGATACGACACTTGAAACGGAGCCGTGGACACCGATGATCCGCGGACTCGACAATAAGGCGATTTATCGACTGAAGGTATAA